The DNA sequence CGTCCAGCAGCTTGAGGTTCGCGGGCAGGTCGTCGACCACGAGGATCGTCGCGTCGTCGGTCACTGGTTCCCCCCTCGGAGGTGCTCGCGCACCTGGTCCGGGAACCGGCGCACGTCGATGGGCTTGTGCAGGTAGCCGTCGAACCCGGCGGCGAGCGCCCGCTCCCGGTCCTCGCGCATGGCGAACGCCGTCAGGGCGACGACGGGGATGTCGGACGTGCGCTCGTCGCGCCGCAGCCGGCTGAGGGCCTCGTGCCCGTCGATGCCGGGCAGCTGCAGGTCCATGAGCACCAGGTCGGGGCGGGCCGAGGTGGCCCGCGCGACCGCGTCCTCACCACTGACGGCGAC is a window from the Phycicoccus sp. M110.8 genome containing:
- a CDS encoding response regulator, with translation MTTGPVVLLVEDNDRNLKLARDVLEFAGFTVLVAVSGEDAVARATSARPDLVLMDLQLPGIDGHEALSRLRRDERTSDIPVVALTAFAMREDRERALAAGFDGYLHKPIDVRRFPDQVREHLRGGNQ